One window of the Seriola aureovittata isolate HTS-2021-v1 ecotype China chromosome 22, ASM2101889v1, whole genome shotgun sequence genome contains the following:
- the LOC130163163 gene encoding amphoterin-induced protein 2-like produces the protein MRPIASQRLGVTNVGGSHCDPAAAALLLLLCLGFLPSVAACPSYCLCASDIISCSGRNLSALPFDLPNYATRLDLSHNALSALPTDWILQPFDRLTTLVLSRNSISQIEVNAFILTPHILHLDLSSNQLTVLNLSIFTGLKELKELLLFDNQIVHINPEAFSDLHSLQKLYLSGNRLTTFPLGIYWEPGGPRNLTFLDLSYNKLSKVSVQSLLSVTRHGGIYLQENPLVCDCALLALLEYWMWKQYRPLVEFRDEYPCKGNSGPGPLCSQQGVSDIPTEAQTYQEEPGKRLRVPCPGLASSTQEGQVVFWVTPRTVVNSSTNDPSAHLIVLPNGTLEIRGTLLEDSGTYGCVAARRRIYEHYETVEVNVVVGNLSTVSASGLAHRNGAEHFNTAFTTLASCVVSIVLVLLYLYLTPCRCRESRAGSRGCGGRAIILCSDPREVDSGQRRSNGKRVAFLEPQAEDSDIGSPKTPAMNLGHVTTEGILKNGSRTVGQTLTDPAHMA, from the coding sequence ATGCGTCCCATTGCATCACAGCGTTTAGGTGTGACGAATGTCGGGGGCAGCCACTGCGACCCTGCTGCGGCAGCCTTGCTGCTCCTCCTGTGTCTTGGCTTCCTTCCCTCTGTGGCGGCTTGCCCATCTTACTGCCTTTGTGCCAGTGATATCATTTCCTGCAGTGGCCGCAATCTGTCGGCACTGCCCTTTGATCTCCCAAACTATGCCACACGGTTGGACCTGAGCCACAATGCCCTCTCTGCCCTGCCAACGGATTGGATTCTCCAACCATTTGACCGACTCACCACATTGGTCCTAAGTCGAAACTCCATAAGCCAAATTGAGGTGAATGCTTTCATTCTCACACCACATATCCTCCACTTGGACCTCTCATCCAACCAACTGACAGTGCTGAACTTGTCCATCTTCACTGGGTTGAAGGAACTGAAAGAACTACTGCTGTTTGACAACCAGATTGTCCATATCAACCCAGAAGCCTTCAGTGATCTTCACAGCCTGCAGAAGCTCTACCTCTCTGGGAACAGACTGACGACTTTTCCCCTCGGGATTTACTGGGAACCTGGAGGGCCTCGTAACCTGACCTTTCTCGATCTGTCCTACAACAAGCTCTCTAAGGTGTCTGTCCAGAGTCTGCTGTCTGTCACCCGCCATGGGGGAATTTATTTACAGGAAAACCCTTTGGTCTGTGACTGTGCTTTACTCGCCTTGCTTGAGTACTGGATGTGGAAACAGTATCGCCCCCTGGTGGAATTCAGAGATGAATACCCATGTAAGGGTAATTCAGGACCAGGGCCTTTATGTAGCCAGCAGGGAGTGTCAGATATTCCCACTGAGGCACAGACTTACCAAGAAGAGCCTGGTAAAAGGTTGAGAGTGCCATGCCCAGGGTTGGCTTCTTCAACCCAGGAGGGGCAGGTGGTGTTCTGGGTTACCCCAAGGACTGTAGTCAATTCATCAACCAATGATCCCAGCGCCCACTTAATAGTTCTCCCCAATGGCACCCTTGAAATCCGAGGAACACTTCTGGAGGATTCAGGTACATATGGTTGCGTGGCAGCCCGCCGGCGAATCTATGAACATTACGAGACTGTGGAGGTCAATGTGGTGGTCGGAAACTTGAGCACTGTCTCTGCCAGTGGCTTGGCGCATCGCAATGGTGCAGAGCATTTCAACACTGCGTTCACCACCCTTGCCTCCTGTGTGGTCAGCATCGTATTGGTGCTGCTTTACCTCTACCTCACCCCCTGTCGCTGCAGAGAAAGCCGGGCTGGATCGAGAGGGTGCGGAGGACGAGCCATTATCCTCTGTTCAGACCCCAGAGAAGTGGACTCAGGACAACGGCGGTCAAACGGAAAGAGGGTGGCTTTCTTAGAGCCTCAGGCAGAGGACTCTGATATTGGCAGCCCAAAAACACCAGCAATGAACTTGGGTCATGTTACCACTGAGGGAATTCTCAAGAATGGAAGTAGGACAGTGGGACAGACCCTCACAGACCCTGCTCACATGGCATAG